The Aphis gossypii isolate Hap1 unplaced genomic scaffold, ASM2018417v2 Contig00548, whole genome shotgun sequence genome includes a region encoding these proteins:
- the LOC126554575 gene encoding uncharacterized protein LOC126554575 — MDASENKHFMLNNKFAGCIPLKHLFGFCEDYKKILLNCNQQIILNRSSTDFDELYVLTTTPNEKLKKVAIELNKIIWKMPIIRVSDKEKIKLLKVLDSRKPVACAFRNWDLCEYPVLPQNTSHSWTVKSSSLLEKPRFALIGLQTDRKNNSFNPSGRFDHCYLKNLKVHLNSEVYPYEDFRADFTNNVTAILYKAYAEFQKSYYEREYSDPLLPKNIFQQFVPIVVVDLSRQNDNVKSSTVDLRIEFETDKAIPAKTAAYCLILHDQIITYNPFNGDVRKL; from the coding sequence ATGGATGCCagtgaaaataaacatttcatgttaaataacaaattcgcTGGTTGTATCCCGCTCAAACACTTGTTTGGATTTTgtgaagattataaaaaaatactactcaACTGtaatcaacaaataattttaaacagatCGTCTACAGATTTTGATGAGTTGTATGTTTTGACGACAACTCCtaatgaaaaacttaaaaaagtagccattgaattaaataaaattatctggaAGATGCCCATCATCAGAGTTagtgataaagaaaaaataaaactgttaaaagtATTAGACTCTCGTAAACCAGTTGCATGTGCGTTCAGAAATTGGGACTTGTGCGAGTATCCAGTTCTCCCTCAGAACACTTCTCATTCGTGGACGGTAAAATCAAGCAGTTTGTTGGAGAAACCTAGATTTGCATTAATCGGACTTCAAACcgatcgaaaaaataattcatttaatccATCAGGACGATTCGATCACTGCTATTTGAAAAACCTAAAAGTACATTTAAACTCTGAAGTATATCCATATGAAGATTTTCGTGCAGATTTCACAAACAATGTTACGGCTATATTGTACAAGGCATATGCTGAATTCCAGAAATCGTACTACGAGAGAGAGTATAGTGACCCTTTActtcctaaaaatatttttcaacaatttgtaCCAATCGTAGTCGTGGATTTATCACGACAGAATGACAACGTAAAATCATCGACTGTAGATTTACGAATTGAATTCGAAACAGACAAGGCCATTCCAGCAAAAACCGCAGCTTATTGTCTCATTTTACACgatcaaattataacttataacccgTTTAATGGTGATGTAAGGAAATTGTAa
- the LOC126554574 gene encoding LOW QUALITY PROTEIN: uncharacterized protein LOC126554574 (The sequence of the model RefSeq protein was modified relative to this genomic sequence to represent the inferred CDS: inserted 1 base in 1 codon): protein MSPVRRNNKNKGGGIINTLINKLPFELHLPGYQYCGAGTKLRKWLDRGDKGINPLDSACKEHDIAYDHSKSLTDRQKVDYTLENRAWNRFKSKDSNLKEKAAAVLVTTGMKAKPKKIFRKNGKKSRVPRVIPTPKTGGMLPLIPIFAGLSAFGALTGGIANVVKPVICSKHFVGNKRSNDPRSPSYVPSLFPKVYKKKLIDSNQADERYKRILNRKIQTTTITEKIETDTENGFLVENSCTSQFASVGIQVGFDNCGNNNFNFSCIHEGNSVSTQACIPFSFSNYLNCGSKPTSSDKACGVDHRESLSCLSCEAFHGFESIKNEKSLKDITGTSFSVFNILLKLMPNVNRLVVSKENALLIFLMKLKLGLTYSSLAVFFGVHRTTISRIFTDILLTLNVKTKNLIFWPNKRTISALLPEAFKKNYPNCRCIIDCTELKVEQPNTVEQKVYMYSRYKGSYTVKFLVAITPNGMISFVSKCYGGRSSDSFITNDSGFLALLESGDEVLSDKGFPGIKTXDENVVIVMPPFLHNGRFSEDEILETYNVASVRIHVERLFARLKTFGILNKLTIDYLPYIDNIVHMCCVLTNMQAPIIKQ from the exons ATGTCACCCGTTCGAAGAAACAACAAGAATAAAGGCGGAGGTATAATTAACactcttataaataaattaccatttgAACTTCATTTACCAG gtTATCAGTACTGCGGTGCGGGGACTAAATTGAGAAAATGGTTGGATCGTGGTGATAAAGGTATCAATCCTTTAGATTCGGCGTGTAAAGAACACGATATCGCTTATGATCACAGCAAATCTTTGACAGATCGTCAAAAAGTAGATTATACATTAGAAAATAGGGCTTGGAATAGATTCAAGTCAAAAGactcaaatttaaaagaaaaggcTGCAGCGGTGTTAGTCACAACGGGCATGAAGGCAAAAC ctaaaaaaatattccgtaAAAACGGCAAGAAATCTCGAGTACCTCGTGTCATACCTACACCAAAAACTGGTGGTATGTTACCGTTGATACCAATTTTTGCTGGCTTATCTGCTTTCGGAGCGCTAACAGGTGGCATTGCTAACGTTGTAAAACC TGTGATATGTAGTAAGCATTTTGTTGGAAACAAGCGGTCAAATGATCCTAGAAGTCCTTCTTATGTACCTTCATTATTCCCTAAAGTGTACAAGAAGAAGCTAATTGATTCAAACCAAGCAGATGAAAGGTACAAACGGATTTTAAACAGAAAGATTCAAACTACAACTATTAcagaaaaaatagaaacagATACTGAAAATGGTTTTTTGGTAGAGAATAGCTGTACTTCACAGTTTGCAAGTGTTGGCATTCAAGTGGGTTTTGATAACTGtggtaataacaattttaatttttcttgtatTCATGAAGGTAATAGTGTTTCCACACAAGCTTGTATTCCATTTTCCTTTTCAAACTATTTGAATTGTGGTAGTAAGCCAACATCTTCTGACAAAGCTTGTGGTGTAGACCACAGAGAAAGTTTATCTTGCTTATCTTGTGAAGCATTTCACGGTTTTGAAtccattaaaaatgaaaaatctcTTAAAGACATTACTGGCACttctttttcagtttttaatatactgcTCAAGTTAATGCCTAATGTCAATCGTTTGGTGGTCTCTAAGGAAAatgctttattaatatttttgatgaaattgaaattagGTTTAACTTATTCCTCTTTGGCTGTATTTTTTGGAGTACACCGAACAACAATATCTAGAATATTTACAGATATCCTTCTTACATTAaacgtaaaaacaaaaaatttaatattctggcCTAATAAGAGAACTATTTCAGCTTTGCTTCCTGAAGCATTTAAGAAGAACTATCCAAACTGTAGATGCATAATCGATTGCACAGAGTTAAAAGTAGAACAACCTAATACTGTAGAACAGAAAGTTTACATGTATTCAAGGTACAAAGGGTCTTatactgttaaatttttagtagCCATAACACCTAATGGTATGATTAGTTTTGTGTCAAAATGTTATGGTGGTCGGTCTAGTGACTCATTTATAACCAATGATAGTGGGTTTTTAGCTCTTTTAGAATCTGGTGATGAAGTTCTTTCCGACAAAGGATTCCCAGGAATAAAAA CAGATGAAAATGTTGTCATTGTAATGCCTCCATTTTTACACAATGGTAGATTTTCAGAAGATGAAATTCTAGAAACCTATAATGTAGCAAGTGTAAGAATACATGTAGAACGGTTGTTTGCTAGGTTGAAGACGTTTGgcatacttaataaattaactatcgATTACTTACCATATATTGATAACATAGTTCATATGTGCTGTGTTTTGACAAACATGCAAGCACCTATTATtaagcaataa
- the LOC126554573 gene encoding zinc finger MYM-type protein 1-like — protein MSKPKGGWKKLKESQKKKENTIINEPDLHVVSSSNSFTDDCSNSNAIILNSNDPGVWDLTSTKLKSYVLEKGPTFFQNKDADLSLTKKLYENPKINRYLSKNAFFYRKPNERGLPFRGSDEHFGSKNNGNYLGILELLSKFDPFLAQHISVHGNRGKGHVSYLSKTICNEFIALIAKKNSYNDYRSNKKIRYVNNDGPVERFITFIHITSHTGAYLASCLLDFLKDNDIKIENCRGQSYDNASNMSGTYSGMQAEIKKCNSFIDYIPCIAHSLNLVGQSAVDCCIEAVSFFGYVQELYNFFSVSTHRWDILKKTLVKICPVTKSKSNTRWSANARAVKALYLSYENINEALKKIQNDPFQPQSNRHQAGSLSKVLGHLETGIMCELWHNILEPFNNCSKSVQNSEIDLYTAINLIESLKIVFQNIRCQYDEYERNGMKRTKNEDYKLTRHRKKIKINESSSHELSAKESFKINNFYVIIDQLYSALAHRINAYTCDFGILSIESEFVKSLDLDDVIRTFSNEKTRKKELCIDEEERQVNSCNDDSD, from the exons ATGTCAAAACCGAAAGGTGGTtggaaaaaactaaaagaatctcaaaagaaaaaagaaa atacaattattaatgaaccGGACTTACATGTGGTAAGTTCATCAAATTCATTTACTGATGATTGTTCTAATAGTAATGCCATAATTTTGAACTCTAACGACCCCGGAGTTTGGGATTTAACATCtaccaaattaaaatcttacgTGTTAGAAAAAGGgccaacattttttcaaaataaagatGCTGATTTATCTTTAACTAAAAAACTTTATGAAAATCctaaaataaatcgttatttaagcaaaaatgcatttttctaTAGAAAACCTAATG aACGTGGTCTACCATTTAGAGGTTCAGACGAACACTTCGGgtcaaaaaataatggaaattatCTTGGAATATTGGAACTTCTTTCAAAATTTGACCCATTTTTAGCACAACATATATCTGTACACGGAAATCGAGGGAAAGGACATGTATCTTATCTATCTAAAACTATTTGCAATGAATTTATTGCActtattgcaaaaaaaaactcgTACAATGATTAtagatcaaataaaaaaatccg atatgtaAATAACGATGGTCCAGTAGAacgttttattacttttattcatataactaGCCATACTGGTGCATATCTTGCTTCGTGTTTActcgattttttaaaagataatgatATTAAGATAGAAAACTGTCGTGGGCAGAGCTATGACAACGCTAGCAACATGAGCGGGACTTATTCAGGTATGCAAGCAGAAATAAAAAAGTGCAATTCATTTATTGATTACATACCGTGTATTGCACACTCGCTAAATCTCGTTGGACAATCTGCTGTAGATTGTTGCATTGAAGCAGTTTCATTTTTCGGTTATGTACAAGaactttacaattttttctccGTATCTACCCATCGCtgggatattttaaaaaaaactttagtaAAAATCTGTCCAGTTACTAAATCTAAATCAAATACTAGATGGAGTGCAAATGCTCGAGCTGTAAAAGCATTATATTTAAGCtacgaaaatattaatgaagcgttaaaaaaaattcaaaatgatcCATTTCAACCACAATCAAATCGTCACCAAGCAGGAAGTTTAAGTAAAGTTCTCGGTCATTTAGAAACGGGCATTATGTGTGAATTGTGGCATAATATCCTCGAACCTTTTAATAATTGCAGTAAAAGTGTTCAAAATAgcgaaattgatttatatactgcaattaatttaattgaaagtcTTAAAATTgtctttcaaaatattaggtGCCAATATGATGAATATGAAAGAAATGGCATGAAAAGGACTAAAAATGAAGACTACAAATTGACTAGAcaccgaaaaaaaattaaaataaatgaaagtaGTTCTCATGAACTAAGTGCAAAAgagtcatttaaaataaacaatttttatgtaataattgatCAGCTTTATAGTGCTCTAGCACATAGAATTAACGCTTATACTTGT GATTTTGGAATTTTGAGCATCGAGAGTGAATTTGTGAAATCTCTAGACTTGGATGATGTTATTCGaactttttcaaatgaaaaaaccagaaaaaaagaattatgtaTAGATGAAGAGGAGAGACAAGTGAACAGTTGCAATGATGACAGtgactaa
- the LOC126554572 gene encoding uncharacterized protein LOC126554572 translates to MIEIHYPKVDDQYTRLLNYMITMKYEIRSIHEKLDILIQNSEDNFMTKTKDSGVFDTFIIDDRLPIENEEKLETFESDLSNDKNFRNQLVLRLSSVGGKSIKCMVKRIMTLLFTPDLLCKFSYNGRGNKKRPFDKLLVKNVIFESVKTIKKFALSDNASNEIEQVIKYVLIQTPFKIKNKTSD, encoded by the exons ATCGAAATTCACTACCCAAAAGTTG atgATCAGTATACaagattattgaattatatgataacaatGAAGTATGAAATACGTTCAATTCATGAAAAATTAGACATACTTATTCAAAACAGTGAAGACAATTTTATGACAAAGACTAAAGACTCTGGTGTTTTTGATACATTCATTATAGATGATAGATTACCAATCGAAAATGAAGAAAAGCTTGAAACATTTGAAAGTGATTTatctaatgataaaaattttcgGAATCAGTTG gtTCTACGTTTATCATCGGTTGGTGGAAAGTCTATTAAATGTATGGTAAAACGAATTATGACCTTGCTATTTACACCTgacttattatgtaaattttccTATAATGGCCGCGGAAATAAAAAACGTCCTTTCGATAAGTTACTGGTCAAGAATGTTATATTTG aatccgttaaaactataaaaaaatttgcttTGTCTGACAATGCATCCAACGAAATAGAACAAGTCATAAAGTATGTTCTTATTCAGActccatttaaaataaagaataaaactagtgattga